One window of Leifsonia sp. AK011 genomic DNA carries:
- a CDS encoding NADP-dependent succinic semialdehyde dehydrogenase, giving the protein MAIATINPATGETVATFEPHDSAEVDRRITQSHEAFLGLRGTTFAQRAEWMRAAADLMDAEVEETAALLTLEMGKTLAQARAEVRKSATNLRFYADHAEEYLTGRELDAPAVGATRAYTVYEPIGVVLAVMPWNYPLWQVIRFAAPALMAGNTVVLKHASNVPQAALYLDTIFERGGFPAGSFNTLLIGAREVEPVLRDRRVVAVTLTGSEPAGRSVASIAGSEVKHVVLELGGSDPFLVMPSADLEKAVATAVTARTSNNGQACINAKRFIVHEDIYDAFVEKFTAAMATLVVGDPTADATDIGPLATSSGRDEVAELVADALAQGAVATTGGAIPDGPGWFYPPTVVTGVTKSMRLYAEEAFGPVATVFRAASLDEALEIANDTTFGLSSAVWTEDAEEERRAIAGLVVGAVFVNGMSISYPQVPFGGTKDSGIGRELSVEGIREFVNAKSVWKA; this is encoded by the coding sequence ATGGCCATCGCCACCATCAACCCAGCCACCGGCGAGACCGTTGCGACCTTCGAACCACACGACTCCGCCGAGGTCGACCGTCGCATCACCCAGTCGCACGAGGCGTTCCTCGGGCTGCGCGGCACGACATTCGCCCAGCGCGCCGAGTGGATGCGCGCTGCCGCCGACCTCATGGACGCGGAGGTCGAGGAGACCGCAGCCCTCCTCACGCTCGAGATGGGCAAGACGCTCGCCCAGGCCCGCGCCGAGGTGCGCAAGTCGGCCACAAACCTGCGGTTCTACGCAGACCACGCCGAGGAGTACCTCACCGGGCGCGAGCTGGATGCCCCGGCCGTCGGTGCCACGCGCGCGTACACGGTCTACGAACCGATCGGCGTCGTACTCGCGGTCATGCCGTGGAACTACCCGCTATGGCAGGTCATCCGTTTCGCCGCACCCGCTCTCATGGCCGGCAACACGGTGGTGCTCAAGCACGCCTCGAACGTGCCGCAGGCCGCGCTCTACCTCGACACGATCTTCGAGCGGGGTGGGTTCCCCGCCGGCTCGTTCAACACCCTCCTGATCGGTGCACGCGAGGTGGAGCCGGTGCTGCGCGATCGCCGAGTTGTGGCCGTGACACTCACGGGATCCGAGCCGGCCGGGCGGTCGGTGGCATCCATCGCGGGGTCCGAGGTCAAGCACGTCGTGCTCGAGCTGGGCGGTTCCGACCCGTTCCTGGTGATGCCGAGCGCCGACCTCGAGAAGGCGGTCGCGACGGCCGTCACCGCACGCACCTCAAACAACGGCCAGGCGTGCATCAACGCCAAGCGGTTCATCGTTCACGAGGACATCTACGACGCGTTCGTCGAGAAGTTCACGGCGGCGATGGCGACTCTCGTCGTGGGCGACCCGACGGCGGATGCCACGGACATCGGCCCGCTCGCCACGAGCTCCGGTCGCGACGAGGTCGCCGAGCTCGTCGCCGACGCGCTCGCGCAGGGTGCTGTCGCGACGACGGGTGGCGCCATTCCGGACGGCCCCGGCTGGTTCTACCCGCCGACCGTCGTCACGGGCGTCACGAAGAGCATGCGGCTCTACGCGGAGGAGGCCTTTGGGCCGGTCGCCACGGTGTTCCGTGCGGCATCGCTCGACGAGGCTCTCGAGATCGCCAACGACACGACCTTCGGGCTGAGCTCCGCGGTGTGGACCGAGGATGCCGAGGAGGAGCGCCGCGCGATCGCGGGACTCGTCGTGGGTGCCGTGTTCGTCAACGGCATGTCGATCTCGTACCCGCAGGTGCCCTTCGGAGGAACGAAGGACTCCGGCATCGGCCGCGAGCTCTCGGTAGAGGGCATCCGCGAGTTCGTCAACGCGAAGAGCGTCTGGAAGGCATAG
- a CDS encoding GntR family transcriptional regulator, with the protein MTVTPAQHGSPAPHGAAGTRIADDLRQSILAGEYEPGARIRQEDLADRHGASRLPVREALRVLEGEGLVTLVANTGAWVSSLSLAECEEMYQIRERIEPLLLRYNVPLLSVEQVDDLDRLAAAMEHTDDLEEFIALDREFHLASYAVAQTSVLGETVLQLWNRTQHYRRAFMRVRGADDRSVHHEHHLLVSALRRHDLEDAERILAGHIRRTRLELARHPEVFA; encoded by the coding sequence ATGACCGTCACCCCTGCACAGCACGGCTCCCCCGCACCGCACGGCGCCGCCGGAACACGCATCGCCGACGACCTCCGGCAGTCGATCCTCGCGGGCGAGTACGAGCCCGGTGCGCGCATCCGCCAGGAGGACCTCGCCGACCGGCACGGCGCGAGCCGCCTCCCGGTGCGCGAGGCGCTGCGTGTGCTCGAGGGCGAGGGGCTCGTGACGCTCGTCGCCAACACGGGTGCGTGGGTATCGAGCCTGAGCCTCGCCGAGTGCGAGGAGATGTACCAGATCCGCGAGCGCATCGAGCCGCTGCTGCTGCGCTACAACGTTCCCCTGCTGTCGGTCGAGCAGGTCGACGATCTGGATCGGCTCGCCGCCGCCATGGAGCACACTGACGATCTCGAGGAGTTCATCGCGCTCGACCGCGAGTTCCACCTCGCGAGCTATGCGGTCGCCCAGACAAGCGTGCTCGGCGAGACGGTGCTCCAGCTGTGGAACCGTACCCAGCACTACCGTCGCGCGTTCATGCGTGTTCGAGGTGCCGACGATCGCAGCGTGCACCACGAACACCATCTGCTCGTGTCCGCGCTGCGCCGCCACGACCTGGAGGATGCCGAGCGCATTCTCGCGGGTCACATCCGCCGCACGCGACTGGAGCTTGCGCGGCATCCCGAAGTCTTCGCCTGA
- a CDS encoding VOC family protein: MSNGIPGMRGMDHVGITVPDLDEAERFLVDVLGAVHVYTLGAKQSDDEWMSIHLGVHPRTVIREIRFYRLGNGSNIETFKYESADGQAPQPRNSDIGGHHFAIYVDDMDAALAHLRAHGVEIMGEPTASAGPAFGQRWVYFLSPWGMQFELVSYPGGKAYEAEAPVKLWHPGGAAQ; the protein is encoded by the coding sequence ATGAGCAACGGGATCCCCGGTATGCGCGGCATGGACCACGTCGGCATCACCGTTCCCGACCTCGATGAGGCAGAGCGTTTCCTGGTCGATGTACTCGGGGCCGTGCACGTGTACACCCTCGGCGCGAAGCAGTCGGATGACGAGTGGATGAGCATCCACCTCGGCGTTCACCCGCGCACGGTCATCCGCGAGATCCGCTTCTACCGGCTCGGCAACGGCAGCAACATCGAGACGTTCAAGTACGAGTCCGCGGACGGGCAGGCGCCGCAGCCGCGCAACAGCGATATCGGTGGGCACCACTTCGCGATCTACGTCGACGACATGGATGCCGCGCTCGCGCACCTGCGTGCACACGGCGTCGAGATCATGGGCGAACCCACGGCAAGCGCGGGGCCCGCGTTCGGGCAGCGCTGGGTGTACTTCCTCAGCCCGTGGGGCATGCAGTTCGAGCTCGTGAGCTACCCGGGCGGCAAGGCCTATGAGGCCGAGGCTCCCGTGAAGCTGTGGCACCCGGGCGGAGCCGCACAATAG
- a CDS encoding thiamine pyrophosphate-dependent enzyme, whose protein sequence is MARQRRLSTGVDWIELTTTASDWKAADPALLGTMLTQLHLIRAFEETVLELAGEGLVHGPAHSSIGQEGGAVGSIAGLRSTDAVNGSHRGHHQFLAKALTHVSGGVLDPTAPVGDKVQEVLQRSLAEILGLAQGYCRGRGGSMHLQWFEAGALGTNAIVGGGAPAATGNAWAQKHAGTTDLTINYFGDGASQIGSVLESMNLAATWKLPVCFFIENNLYAVSTNASEISADGRFSVRGQGFSIPAWRVDGMNPLAVHLAMEAAAERMRAGEGPTIIEAEVYRFFHQNGPYPGSAFGYRTKEEEASWRARDPLDRQAQEMIALGLTTPEAVAELRANAQAAMTAAAAELLESDPEAEGKRRIRPTLWPDPGFVNVGVRGDASELAGLGASDPLDYTGEWRDTKFVDAVAGVMDRRMERDNRIVVLGEDVHRLGGGTNGATKGLAKKYGDERVLGTPISENAFTGLAEGLALDGRFRPVVEFMYPDFMWVAADQVFNQIGKARHMFGGDNPVPLVLRTKVAMGSGYGSQHLMDPAGIFATSPGWRIIAPSTAADYVGLMNAALALQDPVLVIEHVDLYGTADRVPVGDLDYILPPGRAAVRRHGEDVTVISYLSMVRHAAEAIEQTGIDAELIDLRWLDRASIDWETIGASIRKTNAVLIVEQGAQGTSYGAWLSDEIQRRFFDWLDQPIERVTGAEASPSISKVLERAAIARTEEVVAGLERVRSAMGAR, encoded by the coding sequence ATGGCACGACAAAGACGTCTCTCCACCGGCGTGGACTGGATCGAACTGACCACCACAGCCTCCGACTGGAAAGCGGCGGACCCCGCTCTCCTCGGCACGATGCTCACCCAGCTGCACCTCATCCGTGCCTTCGAGGAGACCGTGCTCGAACTCGCGGGTGAGGGACTCGTCCACGGGCCGGCACACTCCAGCATCGGCCAGGAGGGCGGCGCGGTGGGCTCGATCGCCGGACTGCGGTCCACGGATGCCGTCAACGGCTCGCACCGCGGACACCACCAGTTCCTCGCCAAAGCCCTCACCCACGTGAGCGGCGGGGTGCTCGACCCGACCGCGCCGGTCGGCGACAAGGTGCAGGAGGTCCTCCAGCGCAGCCTCGCCGAGATCCTCGGTCTCGCGCAGGGCTATTGCCGCGGTCGCGGTGGATCGATGCACCTCCAGTGGTTCGAGGCGGGCGCCCTCGGCACCAACGCCATCGTCGGTGGCGGCGCGCCGGCCGCGACCGGCAACGCCTGGGCGCAGAAGCACGCGGGCACCACAGACCTCACCATCAACTACTTCGGGGATGGTGCGAGCCAGATCGGTTCCGTGCTCGAGTCGATGAACCTCGCGGCCACGTGGAAACTGCCGGTCTGCTTCTTCATCGAGAACAACCTCTACGCGGTCTCCACGAACGCCTCCGAGATCAGCGCCGACGGCCGGTTCTCCGTGCGGGGCCAAGGCTTCAGCATCCCCGCCTGGCGCGTGGACGGCATGAACCCGCTCGCCGTGCACCTCGCGATGGAGGCAGCGGCCGAGCGCATGCGCGCGGGCGAGGGCCCCACCATCATCGAGGCCGAGGTCTACCGCTTCTTCCACCAGAACGGCCCGTACCCGGGCAGCGCGTTCGGCTACCGCACGAAGGAGGAGGAGGCGTCGTGGCGTGCCCGTGACCCCCTCGACCGGCAGGCGCAGGAGATGATCGCCCTCGGCCTCACGACGCCCGAAGCGGTCGCCGAGCTGCGCGCGAATGCCCAGGCGGCGATGACGGCGGCAGCGGCCGAGCTGCTCGAGTCCGACCCCGAGGCCGAGGGGAAGCGTCGCATCCGCCCGACCCTCTGGCCCGACCCTGGCTTCGTCAACGTGGGCGTTCGAGGGGATGCCAGCGAGCTCGCCGGCCTCGGAGCATCCGACCCCCTCGATTACACCGGGGAGTGGCGCGACACCAAGTTCGTCGACGCCGTGGCCGGTGTCATGGATCGGCGGATGGAACGCGACAACCGCATCGTCGTGCTCGGCGAGGACGTGCACCGTCTCGGCGGCGGCACCAACGGCGCAACCAAGGGTCTTGCGAAGAAGTACGGCGACGAGCGTGTGCTCGGCACTCCCATCAGCGAGAACGCCTTCACGGGTCTCGCCGAGGGTCTGGCTCTCGACGGCCGGTTCCGCCCGGTCGTCGAGTTCATGTACCCGGACTTCATGTGGGTCGCCGCCGACCAGGTCTTCAACCAGATCGGCAAGGCGCGCCACATGTTCGGCGGCGACAATCCGGTGCCGCTCGTGCTGCGTACGAAGGTCGCGATGGGTTCTGGCTACGGCTCACAGCACCTCATGGACCCCGCAGGCATCTTCGCGACGAGCCCCGGCTGGCGCATCATCGCCCCGTCTACTGCCGCCGACTACGTGGGCCTCATGAACGCGGCGCTCGCGCTCCAGGATCCGGTGCTCGTCATCGAGCACGTCGACCTCTACGGCACCGCCGACCGCGTGCCCGTCGGTGACCTCGACTACATCCTCCCCCCGGGCCGCGCCGCGGTGCGCCGTCACGGTGAGGATGTCACAGTCATCTCGTACCTCTCGATGGTGCGTCACGCGGCCGAGGCCATCGAACAGACCGGAATCGACGCGGAACTCATCGACCTCCGCTGGCTCGATCGTGCATCCATCGATTGGGAGACCATCGGGGCGAGCATCCGCAAGACCAACGCCGTACTCATCGTCGAACAGGGAGCCCAGGGCACGTCGTACGGTGCGTGGCTCTCCGATGAGATCCAGCGCCGGTTCTTCGACTGGCTCGACCAGCCGATCGAGCGCGTGACGGGCGCGGAGGCGAGCCCGAGCATCTCGAAGGTGCTCGAGCGGGCAGCCATTGCCCGCACCGAGGAGGTCGTCGCCGGCCTCGAGCGCGTCCGTAGCGCGATGGGAGCCCGCTGA
- a CDS encoding dihydrolipoamide acetyltransferase family protein, whose amino-acid sequence MATVIRMPEVLAGASEAAIQSWLVSPGQSLEVGQPLAEIETEKAVVEYAAETSGTVLQLLAEAGVSLNVGDPIAVVGAEGEAVEDVAPAAPAAEPTPEPAVVEAATPAPAAAVASAPPAAPAPAPAAAVADSGERQFASPLVRRLARERGLDLSGVRGSGPGGRIVRRDLDALPAAVASAPPAAAPAPVPSAAPAEATEVPHTRMRKAIARRLTESKSTVPHFYLVADCRVDKLLALRAEANATSPVKLSVNDFVLKAAAAAFVDVPEANATWGEEAVTRYSTVDMSVAVAIDGGLVTPVLRSVEKATLTEIARSVADLAERARTGQLRQHELEGGSFSVSNLGMYGVTEFSAIINPPQSAILAVGRATQQPVVDDGALAVGTVMTVTLSADHRVLDGALAAQWLAAFVKHIENPLGMLV is encoded by the coding sequence ATGGCCACCGTCATCCGGATGCCGGAGGTGCTCGCCGGGGCAAGCGAGGCTGCGATTCAGTCCTGGCTGGTCTCGCCCGGCCAGAGCCTCGAGGTGGGCCAGCCGCTCGCCGAGATCGAGACCGAGAAGGCGGTCGTCGAGTACGCCGCCGAGACCTCGGGCACGGTTCTCCAGCTGCTCGCGGAGGCGGGGGTCTCGCTCAACGTCGGCGACCCGATCGCCGTTGTCGGTGCCGAGGGGGAGGCGGTGGAGGATGTCGCGCCAGCTGCCCCTGCGGCTGAGCCAACTCCCGAGCCCGCAGTAGTCGAAGCTGCGACCCCGGCACCCGCTGCCGCCGTGGCATCCGCCCCGCCCGCGGCGCCTGCTCCCGCCCCGGCGGCGGCCGTCGCGGACTCGGGCGAGCGCCAGTTCGCCAGCCCGCTGGTCCGGAGGCTCGCGCGCGAGCGCGGCCTCGACCTCAGCGGTGTGCGCGGCTCGGGGCCAGGCGGGCGGATCGTTCGGCGTGATCTCGACGCACTGCCGGCCGCCGTGGCATCCGCCCCGCCCGCGGCTGCTCCCGCTCCTGTCCCGTCGGCCGCCCCCGCTGAGGCCACCGAGGTTCCGCACACGCGCATGCGCAAGGCGATCGCGCGGCGGCTCACCGAGAGCAAGTCCACTGTGCCGCACTTCTACCTCGTGGCCGACTGCCGAGTGGACAAGCTGCTGGCTCTCCGGGCCGAGGCCAATGCGACGTCACCCGTGAAGCTCTCGGTCAACGACTTCGTGCTGAAGGCCGCTGCCGCGGCTTTCGTCGACGTCCCCGAAGCGAACGCGACCTGGGGCGAGGAAGCGGTCACGCGCTACTCGACCGTCGACATGTCCGTCGCGGTCGCGATCGACGGGGGTCTCGTCACTCCCGTACTGCGCTCGGTGGAGAAGGCCACGCTCACCGAGATCGCGCGCAGCGTCGCCGACCTCGCCGAGCGTGCCCGCACCGGCCAGCTGCGACAGCACGAACTGGAGGGCGGCAGCTTCTCTGTCTCCAACCTCGGCATGTACGGGGTCACCGAGTTCTCGGCGATCATCAACCCCCCGCAGTCGGCGATCCTCGCTGTCGGCAGGGCGACCCAGCAGCCCGTCGTCGATGACGGCGCGCTCGCGGTGGGGACGGTCATGACGGTCACGCTGTCGGCCGACCACCGGGTCCTGGACGGAGCGCTCGCGGCACAGTGGCTCGCGGCCTTCGTGAAGCACATCGAGAACCCCCTGGGGATGCTCGTCTGA
- a CDS encoding DUF4032 domain-containing protein: MPLNITSATADPGLLDLPWNIPLELWPEDTITALPKGISRHLVRFVTLSDYVVAIKETSSELAKREYELLRTLQRLDIPSVEPVAVITDRVSDSGEELASVLVTRHLRFSLPYRAVYSQSLRPETATRLVDALAVLLVRLHIVGFFWGDVSLSNTLFRRDAGAFAAYLVDAETGQLYDGLSNGQRENDLEIARINIAGELLDLQAGGRLDEDIDPVAISDGIVGRYRTLWKELTGPEQFDQSERWRINSRVERLNDLGFDIEELAIVTDETGTQVRIQPKVVDAGHHSRRLLRLTGLDAQENQARRLLNDLDAFRARRGKQDADEEVIAHEWTAKVFEPVIRAIPKELKGKLEPAEIFHQLLDHRWYLSQNEARDVPLAEAVSSYVDSVLRHRRDEATIINPPTGTFTIPLSVIDESDAEDDWRSKV, translated from the coding sequence GTGCCACTCAACATCACGTCGGCGACAGCCGACCCCGGTCTCCTCGACCTGCCGTGGAACATCCCTCTCGAGCTCTGGCCCGAGGACACGATCACGGCCCTGCCGAAGGGCATCTCCCGACACCTCGTGCGCTTCGTCACCCTGAGCGACTACGTGGTGGCGATCAAGGAGACCTCGTCCGAGCTGGCCAAGCGCGAGTACGAGCTGCTGCGCACGCTTCAGCGCCTCGACATCCCGAGCGTGGAGCCGGTGGCTGTCATCACCGACCGCGTGTCCGATTCCGGTGAGGAACTGGCATCCGTGCTCGTCACGCGGCACCTCCGGTTCTCGCTGCCGTATCGCGCGGTCTACTCCCAGTCCCTGCGACCCGAGACGGCAACGCGCCTCGTGGATGCCCTCGCCGTCCTCCTCGTGCGTCTCCACATCGTCGGCTTCTTCTGGGGGGATGTCTCGCTCTCCAACACCCTCTTCCGCCGGGATGCCGGTGCCTTCGCCGCCTACCTCGTCGATGCCGAGACCGGACAGCTCTACGACGGACTCTCCAACGGCCAGCGCGAGAACGATCTGGAGATCGCCCGCATCAACATCGCCGGCGAACTCCTCGACCTCCAGGCCGGCGGACGCCTCGACGAGGACATCGATCCCGTGGCCATCAGCGACGGGATCGTGGGTCGCTATCGCACCCTGTGGAAGGAACTCACGGGCCCCGAACAGTTCGACCAGTCAGAGCGCTGGCGCATCAACTCCCGCGTCGAGCGTCTCAACGACCTCGGCTTCGACATCGAGGAGCTCGCGATCGTCACCGACGAGACCGGCACTCAGGTGCGCATCCAGCCCAAGGTGGTGGATGCCGGGCACCACTCCCGTCGCCTGCTTCGGCTCACGGGCCTCGACGCCCAGGAGAACCAGGCACGTCGACTCCTCAACGACCTCGACGCGTTCCGTGCCCGCCGCGGAAAGCAGGACGCCGACGAGGAAGTGATCGCGCACGAGTGGACTGCGAAGGTGTTCGAGCCCGTCATCCGTGCCATCCCCAAGGAGCTCAAGGGCAAGTTGGAGCCCGCGGAGATCTTCCACCAGCTGCTCGACCACCGCTGGTACCTGTCGCAGAACGAGGCGCGCGACGTGCCCCTCGCCGAGGCGGTCTCGAGCTATGTCGACTCGGTGCTGCGCCACCGCCGCGACGAGGCGACGATCATCAACCCGCCGACGGGCACTTTCACGATCCCGCTCTCGGTGATCGACGAGTCCGACGCCGAGGACGACTGGCGCTCGAAGGTTTAG
- a CDS encoding ABC transporter ATP-binding protein: MASVTFDKASRIYPGSTRPAVDKIDLEIADGEFLVLVGPSGCGKSTTLRMLAGLEEVNDGRILIGDRNVTDVPPKDRDIAMVFQNYALYPHMTVAENMGFALKIAGVNKEERATRVLEAAKLLDLEPYLSRKPKALSGGQRQRVAMGRAIVRQPQVFLMDEPLSNLDAKLRVQTRTQIASLQRRLGVTTVYVTHDQTEALTMGDRIAVLKDGVLQQVGTPRDLYEAPQNVFVAGFIGSPAMNLFDAEVVDGGLKFGTAVAKVDRDTLSGATSNRVTIGIRPEDVKVSTTGEGLPVDVDLVEELGADGYLYGHTEVDGNRVDIVARVDGRNHPNAGEKVFITPEPNHIHVFESSTGERLSAKVAA, translated from the coding sequence ATGGCATCTGTCACCTTTGACAAGGCATCCCGCATCTACCCGGGATCCACCCGCCCCGCAGTCGACAAGATCGACCTCGAGATCGCCGATGGCGAGTTCCTGGTTCTCGTCGGCCCCTCCGGTTGCGGTAAGTCCACCACCCTGCGCATGCTCGCCGGCCTCGAAGAGGTCAACGATGGTCGCATCCTCATCGGCGACCGCAACGTCACCGACGTGCCGCCGAAGGACCGCGACATCGCGATGGTGTTCCAGAACTACGCGCTCTACCCGCACATGACGGTCGCCGAGAACATGGGCTTCGCCCTGAAGATCGCCGGCGTCAACAAGGAGGAGCGTGCGACGCGCGTTCTCGAGGCCGCCAAGCTGCTCGACCTCGAGCCCTACCTCAGCCGCAAGCCCAAGGCCCTCTCCGGTGGTCAGCGTCAGCGCGTTGCCATGGGCCGCGCGATCGTGCGCCAGCCGCAGGTGTTCCTCATGGACGAGCCACTGTCGAACCTCGACGCGAAGCTCCGTGTGCAGACGCGCACGCAGATCGCGTCCCTGCAGCGCCGCCTGGGCGTCACCACGGTGTACGTCACCCACGACCAGACCGAGGCACTGACCATGGGTGACCGCATCGCGGTGCTCAAGGACGGCGTGCTCCAGCAGGTCGGAACCCCGCGCGACCTGTACGAGGCTCCGCAGAACGTCTTCGTCGCAGGCTTCATCGGAAGCCCCGCGATGAACCTGTTCGACGCTGAGGTCGTCGACGGTGGCCTCAAGTTCGGCACCGCGGTGGCCAAGGTCGACCGTGACACGCTCAGTGGCGCGACATCCAACCGCGTCACGATCGGCATCCGTCCCGAGGACGTCAAGGTATCGACGACCGGCGAAGGCCTGCCCGTCGATGTTGACCTTGTCGAGGAGCTCGGAGCCGACGGCTACCTCTACGGCCACACCGAGGTCGATGGCAACCGTGTCGACATCGTCGCGCGCGTCGACGGCCGCAACCACCCGAACGCTGGCGAGAAGGTCTTCATCACCCCGGAGCCCAACCACATCCACGTGTTCGAGTCCTCGACCGGCGAGCGCCTGAGCGCCAAGGTCGCGGCCTAG
- a CDS encoding thioredoxin domain-containing protein, with protein sequence MSDSADDKLSKNAKREAAREKARQMREDQKKKERRNRFLLQGGVVVGALAIVAIVGLVIVNSVKPEGPGPLNMASDGIQIGEGYVATQTPALAPGEEPVPNERAEGELNITMYVDYLCPICRQFEETNADYISSLLENGGTTVDIHPITILDRLSQGTKYSTRAANAASCVANYQPNSFYDYHLQLFVRQPAENTPGLSDDELIALLGDAGVEDDGKIANCIKSQEFRPFVVASTDRALNGPIPNSNVDKVEGTPTVIVNGLKYEGAVDDLASFQAFVVSAAGETFNDESSTPTPTPTPAG encoded by the coding sequence GTGAGTGACTCAGCCGACGACAAGCTCTCCAAGAACGCCAAGCGCGAGGCCGCGCGCGAGAAAGCGCGCCAGATGCGTGAGGACCAGAAGAAGAAGGAGCGACGCAATCGCTTCCTCCTCCAGGGCGGAGTAGTCGTCGGTGCGCTCGCGATCGTCGCGATCGTGGGGCTCGTGATCGTCAACTCGGTCAAGCCGGAGGGCCCCGGCCCCCTCAACATGGCCAGCGATGGCATCCAGATCGGCGAGGGATACGTCGCCACCCAGACCCCGGCGCTCGCGCCGGGCGAGGAGCCCGTGCCGAACGAGCGCGCCGAGGGTGAGCTCAACATCACGATGTACGTCGACTACCTCTGCCCGATCTGCCGCCAGTTCGAGGAGACCAACGCCGACTACATCTCGAGCCTGCTCGAGAACGGTGGAACGACGGTCGACATCCACCCGATCACGATCCTGGATCGACTCTCCCAGGGCACCAAGTACTCGACGCGGGCAGCGAACGCCGCCTCGTGTGTCGCGAACTACCAGCCCAACAGCTTCTACGACTACCACCTGCAGCTCTTCGTGCGACAGCCCGCCGAGAACACCCCGGGGCTGAGCGACGACGAGCTGATCGCGCTGCTCGGGGACGCCGGCGTCGAGGACGATGGCAAGATTGCGAACTGCATCAAGAGCCAGGAGTTCCGGCCCTTCGTCGTGGCATCCACGGATCGCGCGCTCAACGGCCCGATCCCGAACTCGAACGTCGACAAGGTCGAGGGCACGCCCACGGTCATCGTCAACGGACTCAAGTACGAGGGTGCCGTCGATGATCTTGCGTCGTTCCAGGCGTTCGTCGTGAGTGCCGCAGGCGAGACCTTCAACGACGAGTCGAGCACGCCGACCCCCACCCCGACGCCCGCGGGCTGA
- a CDS encoding HEAT repeat domain-containing protein gives MNRYLAVLSGLPPERWDAYLTENSGLPGPRANLALADAFATVASRESIVAHANSSDEYLRFCGTQALGMALAAEPHDAELIAILRERASDENWRVREASARGLQFVGDARPELLCFIAARWMRDADPYVRRAAVAALCEPRLLVTEAIWQCAMMSCIVATASITNTPLAARRDAGLRNLRQALGYCWSVVVAAAPDRGISQFERLRASADPDVEWIVRSNLSKARLRRLMVNA, from the coding sequence GTGAACCGCTACCTCGCCGTGCTCTCCGGCCTCCCGCCGGAGCGCTGGGACGCCTACCTGACGGAGAACTCCGGCTTGCCGGGCCCGCGCGCGAACCTTGCACTGGCCGACGCTTTCGCGACGGTCGCGAGCCGCGAGTCGATCGTCGCCCACGCGAACTCGAGCGACGAGTACCTGCGCTTCTGTGGCACTCAGGCACTGGGGATGGCACTGGCCGCTGAGCCGCACGACGCAGAACTCATCGCGATCCTTCGGGAGCGTGCGAGCGACGAGAACTGGCGAGTGCGCGAAGCTTCGGCTCGTGGGCTGCAGTTCGTCGGGGACGCCCGCCCGGAACTCCTGTGCTTCATCGCCGCGCGCTGGATGCGGGACGCTGACCCGTATGTGCGCCGCGCCGCAGTCGCCGCCCTGTGCGAGCCTCGTCTGCTCGTGACTGAGGCGATCTGGCAGTGCGCGATGATGTCGTGCATCGTGGCGACCGCGTCGATCACGAATACTCCGCTGGCCGCGCGAAGGGACGCTGGCCTGCGGAACCTCCGCCAGGCGCTCGGCTACTGCTGGAGCGTCGTGGTAGCCGCTGCGCCGGACCGTGGGATCTCCCAGTTCGAGCGGCTCCGGGCATCCGCTGATCCCGACGTCGAGTGGATCGTTCGGTCGAACCTCAGCAAGGCGCGGTTGCGCCGCCTGATGGTGAACGCCTAG